One region of Sus scrofa isolate TJ Tabasco breed Duroc chromosome 3, Sscrofa11.1, whole genome shotgun sequence genomic DNA includes:
- the ZNF514 gene encoding zinc finger protein 514 isoform X2 has product MDSTASERYPGEKGTAILFLKARSQDPMTFEDVAVEFTQWEWEQLDTAQKDLYREVMLENFKNLASLGFPVSKPYVICQLEEGEEPCTVEREISTGAHSDWERRPRAKESMPSQGISKEKLFLVASVEKHIRDELWFSKLEAAWGCDNQLEMHPQKQERPVKEMSSSHKFTTSLRKDHEWSEFGTSFGLKSVLVSQHSVLMGQEFKKCDTELSQTSGRNNSLRTHSGKKSCKCSECGKLFHFQSELRRHQRCHTGEKPYECSECGRAFGHISSLIKHQRTHTGEKPYECSECGRAFSQSSSLVLHYRFHTGEKPYKCNECGRAFGHTSSLIKHQRTHTGEKPYECKECGRTFSQSSSLIVHYRFHTGEKPYKCNRCGRAFSQSSSLTQHYRFHTGEKPYKCNECGRAFAHTASLIKHQKSHAGKKTL; this is encoded by the exons AGAGATAcccaggagaaaagggaacagccATTTTATTCCTGAAAGCCAGGTCCCAG GACCCGATGACCTTTGAGGATGTGGCCGTGGAATTCACCCAGTGGGAGTGGGAGCAGCTGGACACTGCTCAGAAGGACCTTTACCGGGAGGTGATGCTGGAGAACTTCAAGAACCTGGCCTCCCTGG GGTTTCCAGTGTCCAAACCATATGTGATCTGTCAGTTGGAAGAAGGGGAAGAGCCCTGTACAGTAGAGAGAGAAATCTCAACAGGTGCCCACTCAG actgggaaagaAGGCCTCGAGCCAAGGAGTCAATGCCAAGTCAGGggatttccaaagaaaaattattcctgGTAGCATCTGTGGAAAAACACATTAGAGATGAACTTTGGTTTTCCAAACTGGAAGCAGCTTGGGGTTGTGATAACCAGTTAGAAATGCATCCACAAAAACAGGAGAGACCTGTGAAAGAAATGTCATCTTCTCACAAATTTACTACCAGCCTTAGGAAAGATCATGAATGGAGTGAATTTGGGACAAGTTTTGGCTTAAAATCAGTCCTTGTTAGCCAACACAGTGTTCTCATGGGACAAGAATTCAAAAAATGTGATACGGAATTGAGCCAGACTTCAGGGAGAAATAACTCTCTGAGAACCCATTCTGGGAAGAAATCTTGTaaatgcagtgaatgtgggaagtTGTTCCATTTCCAGTCAGAACTTAGGCGCCATCAGAGATGTCACACTGGAGAAAAGCCCTatgagtgcagtgaatgtggaaGAGCCTTTGGTCATATTTCATCCCTTATTAAACATCAGAGAACTCATACTGGAGAAAAGCCCTATGAATGCAGCGAATGTGGCAGAGCCTTCAGCCAGAGTTCATCTCTTGTTCTACATTATAGATtccatactggagagaaaccctacaaATGCAATGAATGTGGGAGGGCCTTTGGTCATACATCATCCCTTATTAAACATCAGAGAACTCATACTGGAGAAAAACCCTATGAATGCAAGGAATGTGGGAGAACCTTCAGCCAGAGTTCCTCTCTCATTGTACATTATAGatttcatactggagagaagccctaCAAATGTAATAGATGTGGGAGAGCCTTCAGCCAGAGTTCATCTCTCACTCAACATTATAGatttcatactggagagaaaccctacaaatgtaatgaatgtggaagAGCCTTTGCTCACACTGCATCCCTTATTAAACATCAGAAAAGTCATGCTGGGAAAAAAACCCTATGA
- the ZNF514 gene encoding zinc finger protein 514 isoform X1, giving the protein MDSTASVLPSQDSTLSPERYPGEKGTAILFLKARSQDPMTFEDVAVEFTQWEWEQLDTAQKDLYREVMLENFKNLASLGFPVSKPYVICQLEEGEEPCTVEREISTGAHSDWERRPRAKESMPSQGISKEKLFLVASVEKHIRDELWFSKLEAAWGCDNQLEMHPQKQERPVKEMSSSHKFTTSLRKDHEWSEFGTSFGLKSVLVSQHSVLMGQEFKKCDTELSQTSGRNNSLRTHSGKKSCKCSECGKLFHFQSELRRHQRCHTGEKPYECSECGRAFGHISSLIKHQRTHTGEKPYECSECGRAFSQSSSLVLHYRFHTGEKPYKCNECGRAFGHTSSLIKHQRTHTGEKPYECKECGRTFSQSSSLIVHYRFHTGEKPYKCNRCGRAFSQSSSLTQHYRFHTGEKPYKCNECGRAFAHTASLIKHQKSHAGKKTL; this is encoded by the exons TTCTCCCTTCTCAGGACTCCACTCTTTCTCCAGAGAGATAcccaggagaaaagggaacagccATTTTATTCCTGAAAGCCAGGTCCCAG GACCCGATGACCTTTGAGGATGTGGCCGTGGAATTCACCCAGTGGGAGTGGGAGCAGCTGGACACTGCTCAGAAGGACCTTTACCGGGAGGTGATGCTGGAGAACTTCAAGAACCTGGCCTCCCTGG GGTTTCCAGTGTCCAAACCATATGTGATCTGTCAGTTGGAAGAAGGGGAAGAGCCCTGTACAGTAGAGAGAGAAATCTCAACAGGTGCCCACTCAG actgggaaagaAGGCCTCGAGCCAAGGAGTCAATGCCAAGTCAGGggatttccaaagaaaaattattcctgGTAGCATCTGTGGAAAAACACATTAGAGATGAACTTTGGTTTTCCAAACTGGAAGCAGCTTGGGGTTGTGATAACCAGTTAGAAATGCATCCACAAAAACAGGAGAGACCTGTGAAAGAAATGTCATCTTCTCACAAATTTACTACCAGCCTTAGGAAAGATCATGAATGGAGTGAATTTGGGACAAGTTTTGGCTTAAAATCAGTCCTTGTTAGCCAACACAGTGTTCTCATGGGACAAGAATTCAAAAAATGTGATACGGAATTGAGCCAGACTTCAGGGAGAAATAACTCTCTGAGAACCCATTCTGGGAAGAAATCTTGTaaatgcagtgaatgtgggaagtTGTTCCATTTCCAGTCAGAACTTAGGCGCCATCAGAGATGTCACACTGGAGAAAAGCCCTatgagtgcagtgaatgtggaaGAGCCTTTGGTCATATTTCATCCCTTATTAAACATCAGAGAACTCATACTGGAGAAAAGCCCTATGAATGCAGCGAATGTGGCAGAGCCTTCAGCCAGAGTTCATCTCTTGTTCTACATTATAGATtccatactggagagaaaccctacaaATGCAATGAATGTGGGAGGGCCTTTGGTCATACATCATCCCTTATTAAACATCAGAGAACTCATACTGGAGAAAAACCCTATGAATGCAAGGAATGTGGGAGAACCTTCAGCCAGAGTTCCTCTCTCATTGTACATTATAGatttcatactggagagaagccctaCAAATGTAATAGATGTGGGAGAGCCTTCAGCCAGAGTTCATCTCTCACTCAACATTATAGatttcatactggagagaaaccctacaaatgtaatgaatgtggaagAGCCTTTGCTCACACTGCATCCCTTATTAAACATCAGAAAAGTCATGCTGGGAAAAAAACCCTATGA
- the ZNF514 gene encoding zinc finger protein 514 isoform X3, with amino-acid sequence MTFEDVAVEFTQWEWEQLDTAQKDLYREVMLENFKNLASLGFPVSKPYVICQLEEGEEPCTVEREISTGAHSDWERRPRAKESMPSQGISKEKLFLVASVEKHIRDELWFSKLEAAWGCDNQLEMHPQKQERPVKEMSSSHKFTTSLRKDHEWSEFGTSFGLKSVLVSQHSVLMGQEFKKCDTELSQTSGRNNSLRTHSGKKSCKCSECGKLFHFQSELRRHQRCHTGEKPYECSECGRAFGHISSLIKHQRTHTGEKPYECSECGRAFSQSSSLVLHYRFHTGEKPYKCNECGRAFGHTSSLIKHQRTHTGEKPYECKECGRTFSQSSSLIVHYRFHTGEKPYKCNRCGRAFSQSSSLTQHYRFHTGEKPYKCNECGRAFAHTASLIKHQKSHAGKKTL; translated from the exons ATGACCTTTGAGGATGTGGCCGTGGAATTCACCCAGTGGGAGTGGGAGCAGCTGGACACTGCTCAGAAGGACCTTTACCGGGAGGTGATGCTGGAGAACTTCAAGAACCTGGCCTCCCTGG GGTTTCCAGTGTCCAAACCATATGTGATCTGTCAGTTGGAAGAAGGGGAAGAGCCCTGTACAGTAGAGAGAGAAATCTCAACAGGTGCCCACTCAG actgggaaagaAGGCCTCGAGCCAAGGAGTCAATGCCAAGTCAGGggatttccaaagaaaaattattcctgGTAGCATCTGTGGAAAAACACATTAGAGATGAACTTTGGTTTTCCAAACTGGAAGCAGCTTGGGGTTGTGATAACCAGTTAGAAATGCATCCACAAAAACAGGAGAGACCTGTGAAAGAAATGTCATCTTCTCACAAATTTACTACCAGCCTTAGGAAAGATCATGAATGGAGTGAATTTGGGACAAGTTTTGGCTTAAAATCAGTCCTTGTTAGCCAACACAGTGTTCTCATGGGACAAGAATTCAAAAAATGTGATACGGAATTGAGCCAGACTTCAGGGAGAAATAACTCTCTGAGAACCCATTCTGGGAAGAAATCTTGTaaatgcagtgaatgtgggaagtTGTTCCATTTCCAGTCAGAACTTAGGCGCCATCAGAGATGTCACACTGGAGAAAAGCCCTatgagtgcagtgaatgtggaaGAGCCTTTGGTCATATTTCATCCCTTATTAAACATCAGAGAACTCATACTGGAGAAAAGCCCTATGAATGCAGCGAATGTGGCAGAGCCTTCAGCCAGAGTTCATCTCTTGTTCTACATTATAGATtccatactggagagaaaccctacaaATGCAATGAATGTGGGAGGGCCTTTGGTCATACATCATCCCTTATTAAACATCAGAGAACTCATACTGGAGAAAAACCCTATGAATGCAAGGAATGTGGGAGAACCTTCAGCCAGAGTTCCTCTCTCATTGTACATTATAGatttcatactggagagaagccctaCAAATGTAATAGATGTGGGAGAGCCTTCAGCCAGAGTTCATCTCTCACTCAACATTATAGatttcatactggagagaaaccctacaaatgtaatgaatgtggaagAGCCTTTGCTCACACTGCATCCCTTATTAAACATCAGAAAAGTCATGCTGGGAAAAAAACCCTATGA